One window of Robiginitalea biformata HTCC2501 genomic DNA carries:
- the sov gene encoding T9SS outer membrane translocon Sov/SprA: MKTGASAFYTKYRLSLFSLLFLLVFAALPAHAQDGETEADSVQTGVALGSLRMENPPSIVSKYTYDAKLDRYIYTESVGNYDISYPIILTPEDYFELVRREGMKSYFKDKIDAFSGRKEGSEEARKNLLPNFYVNNSFFETIFGGNTIEVIPQGSVAMDLGVIWQKNDNPALSPRNRTNLAFDFDQRISLSMLGQIGERLQITAQYDTEATFDFQNLIKLDYTPTEDDIIQKIEIGNVNMPLNSSLISGAQSLFGVKTQLQFGKTTVTAVFSEQRSQSNTVVAQGGGTINEFELTALDYDEDRHFFLSQYFRDQYDQALADYPYINSQVQITRLEVWVTNRSQQTLNVRNVVAIQDLGESLPEKTRIGQAGGAPGGFFNSGGAPVNLPRNGANDYDPALIGSGGVLTPDIRDIATVDDGFQIPGGYTVNQGFDYAILENARKLDQGRDYAFNSQLGYISLNQRLSNDEVLAVAFQYTYNGQIYQVGEFANGGLDATSVSPGAQVEINNNTLVLKLLKSNITNVSDPIWDLMMKNIYATGAFQLSEEDFKLNILYNDPTPRNYITPVNPDVGWPDTPRPLEERILLDVFNLDRLNVYNDVQPGGDGFFDFVPGITVNTQNGQIIFTKVEPFGEYLFELLGGGTYDVDDDQGYNQNQQKYVFRNMYNQTKAASLQDAEKNRFRIKGRYKSETGNGIPIGAFNVPRGSVRVTAGGRQLQEGIDYTVNYQAGTVQILDPSLQASNTPINISVENNAVFGQQTRRFTGVNVEHQFNENFVLGATLLNLNERPLTQKANFGVEPVNNTIFGLNGNFSTEVPFLTRLANMLPNVDTDVASNLSLRGEVAFLKPNAPDNANFRGETTSYLDDFEGAQALIDIRASLGWSLASTPLEFLDEGEEDLETGYERAKLAWYTIDPIFYTNQRPPGISDNDISLNATRRIFIDEVFPRIDIAQGQTTVQNTLDLAYYPNLKGPYNANPNFEAESPQEKWGGIMRSLSSTNFEQSNVEFVQFWVLDPYVDGQATGPGELVINLGNISEDILEDGRKQYENGLPGVNSNDLTTQTIWGRVPATQALVYAFDADETNRSLQDIGYDGLADADEAAEGYNGPAEDPALDNYTYYLNREGSLLERYLDFNNTEGNSPVAVTNTNRGNTTLPDVEDVDRDLTMNTVNSYYEYRIPIRPGVTVDDPYVTDIKEGVTPNLPNGTQLNRRWIQYKIPLSDFTDAVGGITDFRSISFMRMYVTGFTDPVVLRFATLDLVRGDWRNYTKTLQTNNDNPADDGTSVDVNTVNVEENEARIPIPYVLPPGVVREQLNNNNTIVRQNEQSLSMVVENLEPEDSRGVFKNVSMDMRQYQRIKMFLHAEKIAQSDPFLNTESLVGFLRIGTDFSENFYQIEVPLEFTDFSASTAEQVWPAINELDVALDDLNKVKSEGIASQTLGEITFYEVIDGVAVEVDEFAPRQPGRARIGIRGNPSLGSIRSMMVGVKNIDNIPLRAEVWFNELRLAGLDNNGGWAAVAAVDANMADFANVSATGNTSTSGFGAIDQMPNERAREDAISYDVVTNVEIGKLFPAKWNLQIPFNYGISEQLITPEFDPVYDDLKLEDRIAAADSPADAEQIREQAEDYTKRTSINFIGVRKNRGEEAEANFFDIENFTFNYSYNETDHRDFEVAELRDQNVQAGVVYNHNFKPVPVAPFAKNDSLFRGSYWQWLKELNFNLLPTSISLQSDINRQFNQQRFRDVLEPGVETLELPLLQQRNYRFNWQYNLNYALTKSLRVQLTGSNNSIVRNYYEEEGNPFSNILADRTLWDGFFDIGEPNRHAQQMTLNYEIPLSKIPIFDFVNAQYTYTSNFDWQRGGDALNLAVAKAQNPGIPEDQLSLSSINTIQNANTHTLTAALSMQRLYDKLGLKKSTGKPTTGIAAPRTDKAGNAREDGESAAPKRTGKAFNTAIDLLTMVKRINVNYSENNGTVLPGYTQSVGFIGTTRPTVGFVFGSQADVRQLAAQNGWLTNFNEFNEQFVQRTSKQLNITATAQPVPELTIDLIADRQYSETLQENFNVTDGEYIPQAPNTYGSFSISTMMLATAFNRSDEQSSETFEAFKDNRLTIANRLLSDRNGADIGVDDDGFPIRYGKTQQEVLLPAFFAAYTGQDAERVNLDTFRDIPIPNWNIKYTGLMKNKWFQKQFKRFSLSHGYRSAYTINSFQTNLERYQLVNDNDPGTNPFEVETGDLMPEILINNVVLNDAFNPLVRVDFEMQNSVSVLAEVRMDRALSLSFDNNLLTEINGKEYTLGLGYRFKDVQFVTRIGGERQRLKGDLNLKADLSLRDNITIIRNLDLDSNQITSGQNLVSIKFTADYALSKNLNALFFYDHSFSEFAVSTAFPQTTINTGFTLRYNFGN, from the coding sequence TTGAAAACAGGGGCATCGGCATTTTACACAAAGTACCGTCTTTCTTTATTTTCCCTTCTTTTTCTACTGGTCTTCGCGGCCCTTCCGGCGCATGCCCAGGACGGGGAAACCGAGGCGGATTCGGTGCAGACGGGGGTAGCACTGGGGTCGCTCCGCATGGAGAACCCGCCCAGCATCGTCTCCAAATACACCTATGATGCGAAACTCGACCGCTATATCTATACGGAGTCGGTTGGGAATTACGACATTTCCTACCCGATCATCCTGACCCCGGAGGACTATTTTGAACTGGTCCGCAGGGAGGGCATGAAATCCTATTTCAAAGATAAAATCGACGCCTTCAGCGGACGGAAGGAAGGGAGCGAAGAGGCCCGGAAAAACCTGCTCCCGAATTTTTATGTAAACAACAGCTTTTTCGAAACCATTTTCGGGGGGAATACCATCGAAGTGATTCCGCAGGGTTCCGTGGCGATGGACCTGGGCGTCATCTGGCAGAAAAACGACAACCCGGCCCTTTCGCCCCGCAACCGGACCAACCTCGCCTTTGACTTCGACCAGCGAATCTCCCTGAGTATGCTCGGGCAGATCGGGGAGCGCCTGCAGATTACCGCCCAGTACGACACGGAGGCAACCTTCGACTTCCAAAACCTTATCAAGCTCGATTATACCCCCACCGAAGACGATATCATCCAAAAAATCGAGATCGGAAACGTAAACATGCCGCTCAACAGCTCGCTGATCTCAGGAGCCCAGAGCCTCTTTGGGGTAAAGACCCAGCTGCAGTTCGGCAAAACCACCGTGACGGCCGTATTCTCCGAACAGCGTTCCCAGAGCAATACGGTGGTGGCCCAGGGGGGCGGGACGATCAACGAATTTGAACTGACGGCCCTGGACTACGACGAAGACCGCCACTTCTTCCTCTCCCAGTATTTCCGCGACCAGTACGACCAGGCCCTGGCCGATTACCCCTATATCAATAGCCAGGTACAGATTACCCGGCTGGAGGTTTGGGTAACCAACCGGAGCCAGCAGACGCTCAACGTCCGGAATGTGGTGGCCATCCAGGACCTGGGAGAAAGCCTGCCGGAAAAAACCCGGATCGGCCAGGCCGGCGGGGCGCCTGGTGGATTTTTCAACTCGGGCGGGGCCCCGGTGAACCTGCCGCGCAACGGCGCCAACGACTACGACCCGGCCCTGATTGGGAGCGGAGGCGTGCTGACCCCGGATATCCGCGACATCGCAACCGTGGACGACGGCTTCCAAATCCCCGGCGGGTATACCGTCAACCAGGGATTCGATTACGCCATCCTGGAGAACGCCCGCAAACTCGACCAGGGTCGGGATTACGCGTTTAATTCCCAACTTGGCTATATCTCCCTGAACCAGCGGCTCAGCAACGACGAGGTGCTGGCTGTGGCCTTCCAGTACACCTACAACGGCCAGATTTACCAGGTGGGGGAATTTGCCAACGGCGGGCTGGATGCCACCTCGGTGAGCCCGGGGGCCCAGGTGGAGATCAACAACAACACGTTGGTACTGAAGTTGCTCAAGAGCAACATCACCAACGTCAGCGACCCCATCTGGGACCTGATGATGAAGAACATCTACGCCACGGGCGCCTTCCAGCTGAGCGAGGAAGATTTTAAGCTGAACATCCTCTACAACGACCCGACGCCCAGGAACTACATTACCCCCGTCAACCCGGATGTGGGGTGGCCGGATACGCCGAGGCCGTTGGAGGAGCGGATATTGCTGGATGTGTTTAACCTGGATCGGCTCAATGTGTACAACGACGTGCAGCCCGGGGGCGACGGGTTTTTCGACTTTGTGCCCGGCATCACCGTAAATACCCAGAACGGGCAGATCATCTTTACCAAGGTAGAACCCTTTGGGGAGTACCTGTTTGAACTGCTTGGCGGGGGCACCTACGATGTGGATGACGACCAGGGGTACAACCAGAATCAGCAGAAGTATGTCTTCCGCAATATGTATAACCAGACCAAGGCGGCCTCCCTGCAGGATGCGGAGAAGAACCGGTTCCGGATCAAGGGGCGCTACAAGTCCGAGACCGGGAACGGTATCCCCATCGGCGCATTCAACGTACCCAGGGGGTCTGTTCGGGTTACGGCCGGGGGGCGGCAGTTGCAGGAGGGCATCGATTATACGGTAAACTACCAGGCGGGGACCGTTCAGATCCTCGACCCCAGCCTGCAGGCGTCCAATACGCCCATCAACATCTCCGTGGAGAACAATGCGGTTTTCGGGCAACAGACCCGGCGGTTTACCGGGGTGAACGTAGAGCACCAGTTCAATGAAAACTTTGTGCTCGGGGCCACGTTGCTGAATCTGAACGAACGCCCGCTCACCCAGAAGGCAAACTTTGGGGTGGAGCCGGTGAACAATACGATTTTTGGCCTGAACGGGAATTTCTCGACGGAAGTCCCCTTCCTGACGCGACTGGCCAACATGCTGCCCAATGTCGATACGGATGTGGCCTCAAACCTGTCCCTGAGGGGAGAGGTGGCATTTTTAAAGCCGAATGCACCGGACAACGCGAATTTCCGGGGGGAAACCACGAGTTACCTGGATGATTTTGAAGGGGCCCAGGCGCTGATCGATATCCGTGCCTCCCTGGGCTGGAGCCTGGCGAGTACTCCGCTGGAGTTTTTGGACGAAGGGGAAGAGGACCTGGAAACCGGCTATGAACGCGCCAAACTGGCCTGGTATACGATCGACCCGATATTTTATACAAACCAGCGCCCGCCCGGGATCAGCGACAACGATATTTCCCTGAATGCCACCCGGCGCATCTTTATCGACGAGGTCTTCCCGCGCATCGATATCGCCCAGGGGCAGACAACCGTCCAGAACACGCTGGACCTGGCGTATTACCCGAACCTGAAAGGGCCGTACAACGCAAACCCCAATTTTGAAGCGGAATCCCCCCAGGAGAAATGGGGCGGCATCATGCGGTCCCTCTCCAGTACAAATTTTGAGCAGTCCAACGTGGAATTCGTGCAATTCTGGGTCCTGGACCCCTATGTGGACGGACAGGCAACGGGCCCGGGGGAACTCGTGATCAACCTGGGGAATATCAGCGAGGACATCCTGGAGGACGGACGGAAGCAATACGAAAACGGCTTGCCGGGCGTAAACTCCAACGACCTCACCACCCAGACAATCTGGGGCCGGGTGCCGGCTACCCAGGCGCTGGTCTACGCCTTTGACGCCGATGAGACAAACCGGAGCCTGCAGGATATCGGGTACGACGGCCTTGCAGATGCGGATGAGGCGGCGGAAGGCTACAACGGGCCTGCCGAGGATCCTGCCCTGGACAACTATACGTACTACCTTAACCGGGAGGGCAGCCTGCTGGAACGCTACCTGGACTTCAACAACACGGAAGGGAATTCCCCGGTGGCCGTCACCAATACAAACCGGGGGAATACCACGCTTCCCGACGTGGAGGATGTGGACCGGGACCTGACCATGAACACGGTCAACAGCTACTACGAATACCGGATCCCGATACGCCCCGGGGTGACGGTGGACGATCCGTATGTGACGGATATTAAGGAAGGGGTGACCCCCAACCTGCCCAACGGAACCCAGCTGAACCGCCGCTGGATCCAGTACAAGATCCCGCTGAGCGACTTTACGGATGCCGTGGGGGGGATTACGGACTTCCGCTCCATCAGTTTTATGCGGATGTATGTCACCGGTTTTACCGACCCGGTGGTACTGCGTTTCGCAACCCTCGACCTGGTGCGCGGGGACTGGCGGAACTACACCAAAACCCTGCAGACCAATAACGACAACCCGGCCGACGACGGGACGAGCGTGGACGTGAATACCGTTAACGTGGAGGAGAATGAGGCCCGTATCCCGATTCCTTACGTATTGCCGCCAGGCGTAGTCCGGGAGCAACTCAACAACAACAACACGATTGTCCGGCAGAACGAGCAATCCCTGTCCATGGTGGTGGAAAACCTGGAGCCGGAAGATTCGCGCGGGGTCTTTAAAAATGTCAGCATGGACATGCGGCAGTACCAGCGGATCAAGATGTTCCTGCACGCCGAAAAAATCGCCCAATCCGACCCGTTTCTCAACACGGAGTCCCTGGTGGGTTTCCTGCGGATCGGGACGGACTTCTCGGAGAACTTCTACCAGATTGAGGTGCCCCTGGAGTTTACGGACTTCAGCGCTTCCACGGCCGAGCAGGTCTGGCCCGCCATCAATGAACTCGACGTGGCCCTGGACGACCTGAACAAGGTAAAATCAGAAGGCATTGCCAGCCAGACACTTGGGGAGATCACCTTTTACGAGGTGATCGACGGGGTGGCCGTGGAGGTGGACGAATTTGCCCCCCGCCAGCCCGGACGGGCCCGGATCGGTATCCGGGGGAACCCCTCCCTGGGGAGCATCCGGAGCATGATGGTAGGGGTCAAGAACATCGACAACATCCCGCTCCGCGCTGAGGTCTGGTTTAACGAGCTCCGGCTGGCTGGCCTGGACAACAACGGGGGCTGGGCGGCCGTGGCAGCCGTCGATGCGAACATGGCCGATTTTGCCAACGTGTCGGCTACGGGGAATACCTCCACCTCCGGCTTTGGCGCCATCGACCAGATGCCGAACGAGCGGGCCCGGGAGGACGCCATCTCCTACGACGTGGTGACCAACGTGGAAATCGGGAAGCTCTTCCCGGCCAAATGGAACCTGCAGATCCCGTTTAATTACGGGATATCCGAACAGCTCATCACCCCGGAATTCGACCCGGTGTACGACGACTTAAAACTCGAGGACCGGATTGCCGCGGCCGATAGCCCGGCGGATGCCGAACAGATCCGGGAACAGGCGGAAGATTATACCAAGCGGACGAGCATCAATTTTATCGGTGTCCGAAAAAACCGGGGGGAAGAGGCCGAGGCAAATTTCTTCGACATCGAAAACTTCACCTTCAACTACTCCTACAACGAAACCGACCACCGGGATTTTGAAGTGGCCGAACTCCGGGACCAGAACGTCCAGGCCGGGGTGGTGTACAACCACAATTTTAAGCCGGTCCCGGTGGCGCCCTTCGCCAAAAACGATTCGCTTTTCCGGGGCAGCTACTGGCAATGGCTCAAGGAGCTCAACTTCAACCTGCTCCCCACGAGCATCTCCCTGCAATCCGACATCAATCGCCAATTCAACCAGCAGCGCTTCCGGGATGTGCTGGAGCCCGGGGTGGAAACCCTGGAACTGCCCCTGCTGCAACAGCGGAACTACCGGTTTAACTGGCAGTACAACCTGAACTATGCGCTCACCAAGTCCCTGCGGGTGCAGCTTACCGGGTCTAACAACAGCATTGTGCGGAACTATTACGAGGAGGAGGGGAACCCCTTTTCGAACATCCTGGCAGACCGCACGCTCTGGGACGGCTTCTTCGATATCGGCGAGCCGAACCGCCACGCCCAGCAGATGACCCTGAACTACGAGATTCCGCTGAGCAAGATCCCGATTTTCGACTTTGTGAATGCCCAGTACACCTATACGAGCAACTTCGACTGGCAACGGGGCGGGGACGCCCTGAACCTCGCCGTGGCGAAGGCGCAGAATCCGGGCATCCCGGAAGACCAGCTCAGCCTGTCGTCCATCAATACGATACAGAATGCGAACACCCATACGCTTACGGCCGCCCTCAGCATGCAGCGCCTCTACGACAAGCTCGGCCTGAAGAAATCCACGGGGAAACCCACTACCGGGATTGCCGCCCCGCGTACGGACAAGGCCGGTAATGCCCGCGAAGATGGGGAGTCGGCTGCCCCCAAACGGACGGGGAAGGCCTTTAACACGGCCATCGACCTGCTGACGATGGTCAAGCGGATCAACGTGAACTACAGCGAAAACAACGGGACTGTCCTGCCCGGCTATACTCAGAGCGTCGGCTTTATCGGCACTACGCGCCCCACTGTCGGCTTTGTCTTCGGGAGCCAGGCAGATGTGCGCCAACTGGCCGCGCAAAACGGGTGGTTGACGAATTTCAATGAGTTCAACGAGCAGTTCGTCCAGCGGACCAGCAAGCAATTGAACATCACGGCCACGGCCCAGCCCGTACCCGAACTCACCATCGACCTGATTGCCGACCGCCAATACTCCGAGACGCTCCAGGAGAATTTCAACGTCACCGACGGGGAGTACATCCCCCAGGCGCCCAATACCTACGGCAGTTTCAGCATTTCCACCATGATGCTGGCCACCGCCTTTAACCGGAGCGACGAACAAAGCTCGGAGACCTTCGAGGCCTTCAAGGACAACCGGCTGACCATCGCCAACCGCCTCCTGTCGGACCGGAACGGTGCAGATATCGGGGTGGATGACGACGGCTTCCCCATCCGCTACGGAAAGACCCAGCAAGAGGTGTTGCTGCCGGCCTTTTTTGCCGCCTATACGGGCCAGGACGCCGAACGCGTCAACCTGGATACGTTCCGGGATATCCCAATCCCCAACTGGAATATCAAGTATACGGGCCTGATGAAGAACAAGTGGTTTCAGAAACAATTCAAACGGTTCTCCCTGAGCCACGGCTATCGTTCGGCCTATACGATCAACTCGTTCCAGACCAACCTGGAGCGTTACCAGCTGGTAAACGACAACGACCCGGGGACCAACCCGTTTGAGGTGGAGACCGGCGATTTGATGCCCGAGATCCTGATCAACAATGTGGTGCTGAACGACGCGTTTAACCCGCTGGTCCGGGTGGATTTTGAAATGCAGAATTCCGTCAGCGTCCTGGCCGAGGTGCGCATGGACCGTGCCCTGTCCCTGAGTTTCGACAACAACCTGCTAACCGAGATCAACGGGAAGGAATACACCCTGGGCCTCGGCTACCGGTTCAAGGACGTGCAGTTCGTCACCCGCATCGGGGGGGAACGCCAGCGCCTCAAGGGCGATCTGAACCTGAAAGCCGACCTGAGCCTCCGGGACAACATCACCATTATCCGGAACCTGGACCTGGACAGCAACCAGATCACATCGGGGCAAAACCTGGTTTCCATCAAGTTCACCGCCGACTACGCGCTGAGCAAAAACCTGAACGCCCTGTTTTTCTACGACCATTCCTTCTCCGAATTCGCCGTGTCCACCGCCTTTCCCCAAACCACCATCAACACCGGCTTCACCCTCCGTTACAACTTCGGGAACTAG
- the ruvA gene encoding Holliday junction branch migration protein RuvA: MIEHLTGRLIEKHPTHLVIECAGVGYFVNISLNTFSALPDEEQLRIYTHLQVREDAHTLFGFYSVAEREAFRLLISVSGVGASTARTMLSSMTPAQLREAIASGDVPAIQAVKGIGAKTAQRVILDLRDKILKIYDLDEVSLKPDNTNKEEALSALEVLGYSRKQSEKAVDTVLRQDPSASVEGIIKQTLKNL, encoded by the coding sequence ATGATAGAACACCTAACCGGCCGCCTTATTGAAAAACACCCAACCCACCTGGTAATTGAATGTGCCGGGGTGGGCTATTTTGTCAATATTTCCCTGAATACCTTTTCGGCCCTGCCGGACGAGGAACAACTCCGGATCTATACGCATTTGCAGGTCCGGGAAGATGCCCACACGCTCTTTGGATTCTACTCTGTTGCGGAGCGCGAGGCTTTCCGCCTGCTGATTTCGGTTTCCGGCGTGGGCGCGAGCACCGCCCGCACCATGTTGTCCTCCATGACCCCTGCCCAGCTCCGGGAGGCAATTGCCTCCGGGGATGTGCCCGCCATACAGGCTGTCAAGGGGATCGGCGCCAAGACTGCCCAGCGCGTTATTCTGGACCTGAGGGACAAGATTTTGAAAATCTACGACCTCGATGAAGTTTCCCTAAAACCAGACAATACAAATAAAGAAGAAGCGTTATCTGCTTTAGAGGTTCTTGGCTATTCCCGAAAGCAGTCCGAAAAGGCCGTGGATACGGTACTTCGCCAGGATCCTTCCGCAAGCGTCGAGGGCATTATCAAACAGACGCTTAAAAATTTGTAA
- a CDS encoding NADP-dependent malic enzyme gives MSKEKKRREALIYHAKPTPGKIKIVPTKPYATQRDLALAYSPGVAEPCLEIHKDVEQVYKYTAKGNIVAVISNGTAVLGLGDIGPEASKPVMEGKSLLFKIFADIDGIDIELDTKDVDKFVETVKIMAPTFGGINLEDIKAPEAFEIERRLKEELNIPVMHDDQHGTAIISAAALLNALDLAEKKIEDVRIVISGAGAAAISCSRLYRSLGASRENMVMLDSKGVIRSDRPELSAEKKEFATDRKIDTLEEAVRDSDVFIGLSIADILTPAMLKTMNKNAIVFAMANPNPEIDYNLAMKTRKDIIMATGRSDHPNQVNNVLGFPFIFRGALDVRATKINEEMKMAAVKALADLAKQPVPEQVNIAYGETRLTFGREYIIPKPFDPRLIAEVPPAVARAAMESGVARAPIADWGRYREELLQRSGDDKKVIRWLMSRAKSMPKKIVFAEADQLDVLKAAQIAHDEGIAHPILLGNRKVIEELKEELEFDAEIPIIDQYEEDSLEKREAYARSYWELRQRKGSTLYNSRSKMRERNYFGAMMVREGDADGMISGYSRSYSSVVKPIFEVIGRASEVSRAATVHVMITSRGPIFLADTSLNIDPTAEELAEITRMTANLARAFNFEPNIALLSYANFGSSEHPRAVKVREAIRILHEQEPDLVVDGEIQTDFALNRKLRQSQFPFSKLAGKNVNTLVFPNLESANITYKLIKELQATDTIGPIMLGLRRAVHILQMGASVEEIVNMTAVAVIDAQEREKRRRAKRKK, from the coding sequence ATGAGCAAGGAAAAAAAACGCCGGGAGGCCCTGATTTACCACGCGAAGCCCACCCCCGGCAAGATCAAGATCGTCCCGACGAAACCCTATGCCACCCAGCGCGACCTGGCCCTGGCCTATTCCCCGGGGGTTGCGGAACCCTGCCTGGAGATCCATAAGGATGTGGAGCAGGTGTACAAATACACGGCCAAGGGGAATATCGTTGCGGTGATCTCCAACGGGACCGCGGTCCTGGGCCTGGGGGACATCGGCCCGGAGGCCTCCAAACCGGTGATGGAGGGCAAGAGCCTCTTGTTCAAGATTTTTGCGGACATCGACGGGATAGATATTGAACTGGACACCAAGGATGTTGACAAGTTTGTCGAAACGGTAAAGATCATGGCCCCGACTTTCGGGGGGATCAACCTGGAAGACATCAAGGCGCCGGAGGCATTTGAAATCGAACGACGCCTCAAGGAGGAGCTGAACATCCCGGTGATGCACGATGACCAGCACGGGACGGCCATCATCTCGGCGGCTGCCCTGCTCAATGCGCTGGACCTGGCCGAAAAGAAAATTGAGGACGTCCGGATCGTGATCAGCGGGGCAGGGGCCGCAGCCATTTCCTGCAGCCGGCTCTACCGTTCGCTCGGGGCTTCCCGGGAGAACATGGTAATGCTCGACAGCAAGGGGGTCATCCGCAGCGACCGCCCGGAGCTTTCCGCCGAGAAAAAAGAATTTGCAACCGACCGGAAGATCGATACCCTGGAGGAGGCGGTCCGGGATTCCGATGTGTTTATCGGGTTGTCTATCGCGGATATCCTGACCCCGGCCATGCTGAAGACGATGAACAAAAACGCCATCGTCTTTGCGATGGCAAACCCGAATCCCGAGATTGACTATAACCTGGCGATGAAAACCCGGAAGGACATCATCATGGCCACCGGGCGTTCCGACCACCCGAATCAGGTGAACAACGTGCTCGGATTCCCCTTTATTTTCCGGGGGGCGCTGGACGTGCGGGCAACCAAGATCAACGAAGAAATGAAAATGGCCGCCGTCAAAGCCCTGGCCGACCTGGCCAAACAACCCGTCCCGGAACAGGTCAATATCGCCTACGGGGAAACCCGCCTCACTTTCGGGAGGGAGTACATCATCCCGAAACCCTTCGACCCGCGGCTGATTGCCGAGGTGCCGCCGGCCGTTGCCCGGGCAGCTATGGAAAGCGGGGTGGCGCGGGCGCCCATTGCGGACTGGGGCCGCTACCGGGAGGAACTCCTGCAGCGGTCCGGGGACGACAAAAAGGTGATCCGCTGGTTGATGAGCCGGGCCAAATCGATGCCCAAGAAGATCGTCTTTGCCGAGGCGGACCAGCTGGATGTGCTCAAAGCGGCGCAAATAGCCCATGACGAAGGGATTGCCCACCCCATCCTGCTTGGAAATCGAAAAGTCATCGAGGAACTGAAAGAAGAATTGGAATTCGATGCGGAAATTCCCATCATCGACCAGTACGAAGAGGATTCCCTCGAAAAACGGGAGGCCTATGCCCGGAGCTACTGGGAATTGCGCCAGCGAAAAGGGAGTACCCTGTACAACTCCCGGAGTAAGATGCGGGAGCGAAACTACTTTGGCGCGATGATGGTCCGGGAGGGGGATGCCGACGGCATGATTTCAGGGTACTCCCGTTCTTATTCCTCCGTGGTGAAGCCGATCTTTGAGGTGATCGGGCGCGCGAGCGAAGTGTCCCGGGCGGCTACGGTACACGTGATGATCACATCCCGGGGGCCGATTTTCCTGGCGGATACCTCCCTGAATATCGACCCGACCGCCGAGGAACTCGCGGAGATTACCCGGATGACGGCCAACCTGGCCCGGGCATTCAACTTTGAACCGAACATCGCCCTCCTGTCCTATGCGAATTTCGGTTCCTCCGAACACCCGCGGGCGGTGAAGGTGCGGGAGGCCATCCGCATCCTGCACGAACAGGAGCCCGACCTGGTGGTAGACGGGGAAATCCAGACCGATTTTGCCCTGAACCGGAAACTCCGCCAGAGCCAGTTCCCGTTCTCCAAACTGGCGGGGAAAAACGTGAACACCCTGGTTTTCCCAAACCTGGAATCGGCCAACATCACCTACAAGCTCATCAAGGAATTGCAGGCTACCGATACGATTGGCCCCATCATGCTGGGTCTTCGGCGCGCCGTCCACATCCTGCAGATGGGGGCCAGCGTCGAGGAGATCGTCAACATGACCGCTGTGGCGGTGATCGACGCCCAGGAACGCGAAAAGCGCCGGCGCGCCAAAAGGAAAAAATAA